Part of the Deltaproteobacteria bacterium genome, TGACGCGCGAGGTCCACGGCGGAACCGTCGGGTTGTTTCTCGACGGACGCGGTCGGCCGCTCGAACTGCCGACCGCCGTCGCCGACCGCGTGCGTTCGCTGACCGCCGGTATGACCACCCTCGACGTTTATCCCGCGTCCGCGTTGACGCGATAGGGGCGAAACCATGGCCCACGCATACACACCGGGACTCAAGGTTTCCACCGGCTACCTGCTACGCAAGCGGCGCATCCTGCCTCTGCGGGGCGATGTATCGGTGACCGTCGGCCAAACCGTCCTGCCCGACGACGTGGTCGCGCGCACGGCGTTGCCCGGCAATGCCAAGCTCGTCAACGTCGCGGGGCTGCTGTCGATCTCGCCCGAAGAAGTGAAGGACGCGATGCTCAAGAAGCCCGGCGATCCCGTGACCGAGGGCGACGTGATCGCGACAGCCAAGAGCTTTTTCGGCCTGTTCAAATCGGTCGCCAAGGCCGACATGACGGGCACCATCGAAGACGTCAACGCCGTGACCGGACAGGTGCTGCTGCGCGGTGCGCCGATCCCCGTCGAGGTGCGCGCCTACGTGCGCGGAACGGTCACGGAGATCGTGCCGTCGGAAGGGTGCGTGGTCGAGACCTTCGGCACCTTCGTGCAGGGCATCTTCGGCATCGGCGGCGAGACGCACGGTCGCGTCGCCATGGCGTGTTCGTCGCCGTCGCAGCATCTCACCGACGACCTGATCAAACCCGAGCACAAAGGGTGCGTGGTTGTCGGCGGAAATCTCGTCACGGCCAAGGCGCTGAAAAAGGCGATCCAGATCGGGGTCAAGGCGGTGGTGTCGGGCGGGTTCCACGATCAGGATCTCAAGGAATTTCTGGGCTACGACCTGGGCGTCGCCATCACGGGCCACGAAAAACTCGGCGTCACGCTGGTGGTGACCGAAGGTTTCGGCGAGATCGACATGGCGCGCAAGACCTTCGATCTGCTCGCGGCGCACGTCGGCGAGGAGTGCAGCGTCAACGGCGCGACGCAGATCCGCGCGGGCGTCATCCGGCCCGAGGTCGTCATTCCCGCGCCGTCCGCCAAGGTCGCCGCGACGGGCGACACCGGGCCCAAGCCGCTCGAAATCGGCTCGGTCATCCGCATCATCCGCTCGCCGTATTTCGGACGCATCGGCAAGGTGGCGCTGCTGCCGTCAGAGCCGACGGTGCTCGGCTCCGAAAGCCGCGCGCGCATCTTGCACGTGCGCTTGGAAAACGACACCGAGGACCGGGTCGTGCCCCGCGCCAACGTCGAGATGATCGAGGATTAACGGGGCCGCGCCGCCCGCGCGTCAGAACCCGCAGCCCGAGCTGCCGTTGTTGCCGGATGAAGACGGCTCGCTGTCGTCGTCGTTCGCGGAAGCTTCGTCATCACCCGCGTCATCGTCGATGGTCCCGTCGTCATCGTCCGGAAACCAGTCGTCGTCGGCATCGTCATCCTGATCGTCATCGACGTCGTCGTCGCCGGAATCGTCGTCCGCGTCATCGTCCGAATCGTCGTCCGCGGGCTGCGTCGATGTGGTCGTCGTCGTCGTGGTTGTGGTCGTCGTGGTCGTCGTGGGATTCAGACTCGGATCGAAGAACCCTTCCCAGGTTCGCTCCTGCAAATAGCGGTAGCCGTCGTTCTGCCCCGGGTGGATGCAATCGCCCGAGGGGAAGTACCGCGCGGGCGAGGGACGCGAGTAGTTCGGCGCGCCGGGCACGTCGTCCACCTCCTGCAACGTGCCGAGCAGATCGACCGCGTACACCTGATCGTAGTCCGTGGCGATGTCCTGCGTGATCTGCGTGATCTCGGCGAAAAGCTGGTTTTTCGAATACGTGTTTCCGCCGAGCGCGAGTTGCCCCAACACGATGCACTCGGTGTCGTGCTCGAAGTTCGGGAAGTCGTAGGCGTTCACGGCGATCTTCATCTGCGGGCGGATGGCGAGGATCGCGTCGATCACCGTGCGCAGGCTGTCGTCGATCACC contains:
- a CDS encoding SGNH/GDSL hydrolase family protein; this translates as MRHWAVASIFVLVSAVVGTSAFGAPIHVMSLGDSWADGWSDDMQSVLVSHGQLATVYNFGEPGTTATLWAMPNSPWLINALAYLLGHPEVQWVVISLGGNDLLDGYLLGGYGDGVFPVIDDSLRTVIDAILAIRPQMKIAVNAYDFPNFEHDTECIVLGQLALGGNTYSKNQLFAEITQITQDIATDYDQVYAVDLLGTLQEVDDVPGAPNYSRPSPARYFPSGDCIHPGQNDGYRYLQERTWEGFFDPSLNPTTTTTTTTTTTTTTSTQPADDDSDDDADDDSGDDDVDDDQDDDADDDWFPDDDDGTIDDDAGDDEASANDDDSEPSSSGNNGSSGCGF